One window from the genome of Oryza glaberrima chromosome 3, OglaRS2, whole genome shotgun sequence encodes:
- the LOC127766929 gene encoding organelle RRM domain-containing protein 2, mitochondrial: protein MALSSSLLHRLLRGSTPVSSSSAAASSILRATFCSSSSSAPSPTESPLSSVFGDGAEVSNVPPLTAPKLFISGLSRLTTDEKLKNAFAPFGQLLEAKVITDRISGRSKGFGFVRYATLEEAENARQEMNAKFLDGWVIFVDPAKPRQQKPAPRPDTDSSHTGFTTNKTVGWCG, encoded by the exons atggcgctctcctcctcgctgctccaccgcctcctccgcggctCTACCCCcgtctcttcctcctccgccgccgcctcctcaatACTCCGCGCCAccttctgctcctcctcctcgtccgccCCCTCGCCCACCGAGTCGCCCCTTTCCTCCGtcttcggcgacggcgccgaggtCAGCAACGTGCCGCCGCTGACCGCCCCCAAGCTCTTCATCAGCG GCCTTTCAAGGTTAACGACGGATGAGAAGCTTAAAAATGCCTTTGCTCCCTTTGGGCAGCTACTTGAAG CAAAAGTCATTACAGATAGGATTTCTGGAAGATCCAAGGGATTCGGTTTTGTTAGATATGCTACTTTAGAAGAAGCTGAGAATGCTCGGCAGGAGATGAACGCAAAGTTTCTGGATGGATGGGTTATTTTCGTTGATCCTGCTAAACCAAGGCAGCAGAAGCCTGCTCCTCGTCCTGACACTGATTCATCACACACTGGCTTCACAACAAACAAAACTGTAGGATGGTGTGGTTAG
- the LOC127766932 gene encoding uncharacterized protein LOC127766932 isoform X1 codes for MTKPPSPPPQQTAATTARGFEVTCVKDLLPLLQGVPVTYRFEKHNAKLEGTVAAGGYACACPAYAGCDYRGKVLSALQFEKHAGVTSKNQNGHIFLRNGRSLYELFHKLREVPAEKFPEAFRMAAGVPMTVLAAAAAAAAEEAPRERGLGPGPVAAEQPPASATPRPRPTMEMLTEEEKAGLSLLGLRASGSRTEINSMDGIEGLATEAIGNAPSSDHAMLDAEEMGNAAAQRPRNCGLSTTTTVKVPVTARNNHAMPDANEVRNADGGRSATLAVKLEVTSGSDHAMSDAKELKNADYEQPRDSVLATTSAVKVRIGAANDHAMPDAEQTRNPVLEQPWDSSMLITAPVKVRVTETKYRPESILKDVRGLLSTGLLEGFRVTYKKNEVERIGRINGQGYSCGCSECGYRNIMNACEFEQHSGESSNNQNNHIFLDSGISLYMVIQGLKYTKLDMLGDVIGKVISLPPNMIQYEKWKASFQLEKDYFDDAPSDPCSTQSSQESNIALTDSLKDSTSNASSILNWSSFRRRSDRQFKRGGTETSTPILSRSPEKEISDLSTSTSMKSEETPSENTAGLLTTDVTVIQDPPPDHNVDSNSKDLGQPKVRDNTLHPLLFKEGGLPDYTLLTYKLKNGEVLKQGYKLGTGIICECCSIEVQYTPSQFEKHVGMGRRRQPYRSIYTSDGLTLHELALKLQDGLSSNVNIDELPTLTSGSGKEYSTTSRPIIVPLKRTLQERVLTVESCYMCRKPHTVLGVISVDMIVFCNQCERALHVKCYNNGLQKPKAPLKVLGEYTQFNFMCCEKCQLLRASLHEGLKKREDIAFLRRIRYNICWQLLNGTNMRSDVQHQVIEIFKDAFAETAPQDIDDIRNMVNSKDTTGEKDFRGIYCAVLTTSTFVVSAAILKVRTEEVAELVLIATHNECRKKGYFSLLLSLIEAHLKAWNVRLLTAPVDPEMAPIWSDKLGYTILSDEQKHSMLMAHPLVMFANLSLVQKSLA; via the exons ATGAcgaagccgccgtcgccaccaccgcagcagacggcggcgaccacggcgcGGGGGTTCGAGGTTACCTGCGTGAAGGATCTCCTCCCGCTCCTGCAGGGCGTCCCCGTCACGTATCGCTTCGAGAAGCACAAC gcgAAGCTCGAGGGgacggtcgccgccggcggctacgCCTGCGCTTGCCCCGCCTACGCGGGCTGCGACTACCGCGGCAAG GTGCTGTCGGCGCTGCAGTTCGAGAAGCACGCGGGGGTGACGTCGAAGAACCAGAACGGCCACATCTTCCTCCGCAACGGCCGCTCGCTCTACGAGCTCTTCCACAAGCTCAGGGAGGTGCCCGCCGAGAAATTCCCCGAGGCATTCCGGATGGCCGCGGGGGTGCCCATgacggtgctcgccgccgcggccgccgccgccgctgaggaGGCGCCGCGGGAGCGGGGGCTTGGGCCggggccggtggcggcggagcagccCCCGGCCTCGGCGACGCCCCGACCGCGCCCGACCATGGAGATGCTgaccgaggaggagaaggccggtTTGTCTCTCCTTGGCTTGAG GGCAAGTGGCTCAAGGACCGAAATAAATTCCATGGACGGCATTGAAGGGCTTGCTACAGAAGCGATTGGGAATGCACCAAGCAGTGACCATGCGATGCTTGATGCAGAAGAGATGGGGAATGCAGCTGCTCAGCGACCTAGGAATTGTGGTCTTTCCACAACCACAACTGTTAAAGTGCCGGTGACAGCACGCAATAACCATGCAATGCCTGATGCAAATGAGGTGAGGAATGCTGATGGTGGTCGGTCAGCAACCCTTGCTGTTAAACTGGAGGTTACATCTGGCAGTGACCATGCAATGTCTGATGCGAAAGAGTTGAAGAATGCAGATTATGAGCAACCTAGGGATAGTGTGCTGGCAACAACCTCTGCTGTTAAAGTGCGAATTGGAGCAGCCAATGACCATGCAATGCCTGATGCGGAACAGACAAGGAATCCAGTTCTTGAGCAACCTTGGGATAGTAGCATGTTAATAACCGCTCCTGTTAAGGTGCGGGTGACAGAAACCAAGTATCGGCCAGAGAGTATACTGAAAGATGTAAGGGGATTGCTGTCCACTGGTCTTCTTGAAGGCTTCAGGGTAACCTACAAGAAGAATGAG GTGGAGAGGATTGGAAGAATAAATGGACAAGGATATTCTTGTGGCTGCTCAGAATGTGGATATAGAAAT ATAATGAATGCATGTGAGTTTGAACAGCATTCCGGTGAGTCGTCTAACAATCAAAACAATCACATATTCTTGGACAGCGGGATTTCTTTATATATGGTGATACAAGGACTGAAATACACTAAACTTGATATGCTTGGGGATGTGATTGGAAAAGTGATCAGTCTCCCTCCAAATATGATTCAATACGAAAAGTGGAAAG CTTCGTTTCAACTGGAAAAGGATTATTTCGATGATGCACCTTCAGATCCTTGTTCAACTCAAAG CTCACAAGAGTCGAATATTGCCTTGACGGATTCCTTGAAAGACTCAACCAGCAACGCCAGTTCAATCCTCAACTGGAGTTCATTCAGGAGGCGTTCAGATAGGCAGTTCAAACGAGGAGGCACTGAGACTTCGACTCCAATCTTGAGTAGAAGCCCTGAGAAAGAGATATCTGATCTATCTACAAGCACTTCCATGAAGAGTGAAGAAACTCCTAGTGAGAATACTGCAGGGCTTCTCACTACTGATG TTACAGTAATTCAAGATCCTCCACCAGACCACAATGTTGACTCAAATTCAAAAGATTTGGGGCAACCAAAAGTGAG AGATAACACTTTGCACCCGTTGCTCTTCAAGGAGGGGGGCCTTCCAGACTATACTTTGTTAACTTACAAGTTGAAGAACGGAGAG GTTCTAAAGCAAGGATATAAACTTGGGACAGGTATAATCTGTGAATGTTGCAGTATTGAG GTGCAGTATACTCCTTCACAATTTGAAAAGCATGTTGGAATGGGGAGAAGACGGCAACC GTACCGTAGCATTTATACTTCAGACGGATTAACACTTCATGAGCTGGCACTGAAACTGCAGGATGGTTTAAGTTCAAATGTAAATATTGATGAACTCCCTACTCTTACTTCAG GTTCTGGCAAAGAGTATTCGACCACTAGCAGACCTATTATTGTTCCCTTGAAGCGGACACTACAAGAAAGAGTACTTACAGTAGAGAGCTGTTATATGTGTCG gaaaCCCCATACGGTGCTTGGAGTTATTAGTGTTGACATGATTGTCTTCTGTAACCAG TGTGAGAGAGCATTGCATGTTAAGTGCTACAACAATGGACTTCAAAAACCAAAG GCACCTCTGAAAGTTTTGGGAGAATACACGCAATTCAACTTCATGTGTTGTGAGAAATGCCAGTTGCTACGTGCTTCTTTACACGAAGGACTGAAAAAGAGGGAAGATATTGCCTTTCTCAGACGGATAAGATACAACATTTGTTGGCAACTTTTAAATGGAACGAATATGAGGAGCGACGTGCAACATCAGGTCATTGAGATCTTCAAA GATGCATTTGCAGAAACAGCTCCCCAGGACATTGATGACATAAGAAATATGGTTAATTC AAAGGATACAACTGGAGAGAAGGATTTTCGTGGAATCTATTGTGCAGTGTTAACCACAAG TACATTTGTTGTGTCAGCTGCAATTCTGAAAGTGCGTACAGAAGAAGTTGCAGAACTTGTCCTTATTGCTACGCATAATGAGTGCAGAAAGAAG GGTTATTTTTCGCTTCTTCTAAGTCTAATTGAGGCGCATTTAAAGGCCTGGAATGTCCGTCTTCTTACGGCACCTGTTGATCCTGAAATGGCACCAATCTGGTCTGATAAACTTGGGTACACTATTTTGTCAGATGAACAG AAGCATTCTATGTTGATGGCACATCCCTTGGTGATGTTTGCGAACCTAAGCTTGGTGCAGAAATCACTTGCTTGA
- the LOC127766931 gene encoding glycine-rich RNA-binding protein 4, mitochondrial-like translates to MMLRGGRLGGLASRMVGAKPFSTEIFVSRLSFYTTEEELKIVFSPFGAVEEARLVRDNHTGRPKGFGFVKYSSQADGEKAVKEMDGRIIRGRLIFVEIAKE, encoded by the exons ATGATGCTGCGAGGTGGGCGGCTGGGTGGCTTGGCCTCTCGGATGGTTGGAGCCAAGCCTTTCAGCACGGAGATATTTGTGAGCA GGCTATCATTTTACACAACAGAGGAAGAACTTAAAATTGTCTTCTCACCATTTGGCGCTGTTGAGGAAG CTCGATTGGTAAGAGACAACCATACTGGAAGGCCAAAAGGATTTGGTTTTGTTAAATATTCTTCTCAAGCAGACGGAGAGAAAGCTGTTAAGGAAATGGATGGACGG ATCATTCGTGGAAGACTAATTTTTGTGGAAATTGCAAAAGAATAA
- the LOC127766928 gene encoding ATP synthase subunit b', chloroplastic yields the protein MATAMMAATATSCSPRRAPVVASSSAQPPRRQQQQQPRRGLKQLPGLVATAAVAVAAAPLPALAEQMEKAALFDFNLTLPLIATEFLLLMVALDKLYFTPLGKFMDERDAKIRAELGGVKDASEEVRQLEEQAAAVLKAARAEIAAALNKMKKETTQELEAKLDEGRRRVEAELVEALANLEAQKEEAVKALDAQIASLSDEIVKKVLPSA from the coding sequence ATGGCGACGGCTATGATGGCTGCGACCGCCACCTCGTGCtcccctcgccgcgcgccggtcgtcgcgtcgtcgtccgcgCAGCCGCccaggcggcagcagcagcagcaaccgcgGAGGGGATTGAAGCAGCTGCCGGGGctcgtggcgacggcggccgtggccgtggccgcggcgCCGCTACCGGCGCTGGCGGAGCAGATGGAGAAGGCGGCGCTGTTCGACTTCAACCTGACGCTCCCGCTGATCGCGACCGAGTTCCTGCTGCTGATGGTGGCGCTGGACAAGCTCTACTTCACGCCGCTGGGCAAGTTCATGGACGAGCGCGACGCCAAGATCCGtgccgagctcggcggcgtcAAGGACGCGTCCGAGGAGgtgcggcagctggaggagcaggccgccgccgtgctgaaGGCGGCACGCGCCGAGATCGCCGCGGCGCTCAACAAGATGAAGAAGGAGACCACCCAGGAGCTGGAGGCGAAGCTGGACgaggggcgccgccgcgtcgaggcCGAGCTCGTGGAGGCGCTCGCCAACCTCGAGGCGCAGAAGGAGGAGGCCGTCAAGGCGCTCGACGCCCAGATCGCCTCCCTCAGCGACGAGATCGTCAAGAAGGTGCTCCCATCCGCGTGa
- the LOC127766932 gene encoding uncharacterized protein LOC127766932 isoform X2: protein MAAGVPMTVLAAAAAAAAEEAPRERGLGPGPVAAEQPPASATPRPRPTMEMLTEEEKAGLSLLGLRASGSRTEINSMDGIEGLATEAIGNAPSSDHAMLDAEEMGNAAAQRPRNCGLSTTTTVKVPVTARNNHAMPDANEVRNADGGRSATLAVKLEVTSGSDHAMSDAKELKNADYEQPRDSVLATTSAVKVRIGAANDHAMPDAEQTRNPVLEQPWDSSMLITAPVKVRVTETKYRPESILKDVRGLLSTGLLEGFRVTYKKNEVERIGRINGQGYSCGCSECGYRNIMNACEFEQHSGESSNNQNNHIFLDSGISLYMVIQGLKYTKLDMLGDVIGKVISLPPNMIQYEKWKASFQLEKDYFDDAPSDPCSTQSSQESNIALTDSLKDSTSNASSILNWSSFRRRSDRQFKRGGTETSTPILSRSPEKEISDLSTSTSMKSEETPSENTAGLLTTDVTVIQDPPPDHNVDSNSKDLGQPKVRDNTLHPLLFKEGGLPDYTLLTYKLKNGEVLKQGYKLGTGIICECCSIEYTPSQFEKHVGMGRRRQPYRSIYTSDGLTLHELALKLQDGLSSNVNIDELPTLTSGSGKEYSTTSRPIIVPLKRTLQERVLTVESCYMCRKPHTVLGVISVDMIVFCNQCERALHVKCYNNGLQKPKAPLKVLGEYTQFNFMCCEKCQLLRASLHEGLKKREDIAFLRRIRYNICWQLLNGTNMRSDVQHQVIEIFKDAFAETAPQDIDDIRNMVNSKDTTGEKDFRGIYCAVLTTSTFVVSAAILKVRTEEVAELVLIATHNECRKKGYFSLLLSLIEAHLKAWNVRLLTAPVDPEMAPIWSDKLGYTILSDEQKHSMLMAHPLVMFANLSLVQKSLA from the exons ATGGCCGCGGGGGTGCCCATgacggtgctcgccgccgcggccgccgccgccgctgaggaGGCGCCGCGGGAGCGGGGGCTTGGGCCggggccggtggcggcggagcagccCCCGGCCTCGGCGACGCCCCGACCGCGCCCGACCATGGAGATGCTgaccgaggaggagaaggccggtTTGTCTCTCCTTGGCTTGAG GGCAAGTGGCTCAAGGACCGAAATAAATTCCATGGACGGCATTGAAGGGCTTGCTACAGAAGCGATTGGGAATGCACCAAGCAGTGACCATGCGATGCTTGATGCAGAAGAGATGGGGAATGCAGCTGCTCAGCGACCTAGGAATTGTGGTCTTTCCACAACCACAACTGTTAAAGTGCCGGTGACAGCACGCAATAACCATGCAATGCCTGATGCAAATGAGGTGAGGAATGCTGATGGTGGTCGGTCAGCAACCCTTGCTGTTAAACTGGAGGTTACATCTGGCAGTGACCATGCAATGTCTGATGCGAAAGAGTTGAAGAATGCAGATTATGAGCAACCTAGGGATAGTGTGCTGGCAACAACCTCTGCTGTTAAAGTGCGAATTGGAGCAGCCAATGACCATGCAATGCCTGATGCGGAACAGACAAGGAATCCAGTTCTTGAGCAACCTTGGGATAGTAGCATGTTAATAACCGCTCCTGTTAAGGTGCGGGTGACAGAAACCAAGTATCGGCCAGAGAGTATACTGAAAGATGTAAGGGGATTGCTGTCCACTGGTCTTCTTGAAGGCTTCAGGGTAACCTACAAGAAGAATGAG GTGGAGAGGATTGGAAGAATAAATGGACAAGGATATTCTTGTGGCTGCTCAGAATGTGGATATAGAAAT ATAATGAATGCATGTGAGTTTGAACAGCATTCCGGTGAGTCGTCTAACAATCAAAACAATCACATATTCTTGGACAGCGGGATTTCTTTATATATGGTGATACAAGGACTGAAATACACTAAACTTGATATGCTTGGGGATGTGATTGGAAAAGTGATCAGTCTCCCTCCAAATATGATTCAATACGAAAAGTGGAAAG CTTCGTTTCAACTGGAAAAGGATTATTTCGATGATGCACCTTCAGATCCTTGTTCAACTCAAAG CTCACAAGAGTCGAATATTGCCTTGACGGATTCCTTGAAAGACTCAACCAGCAACGCCAGTTCAATCCTCAACTGGAGTTCATTCAGGAGGCGTTCAGATAGGCAGTTCAAACGAGGAGGCACTGAGACTTCGACTCCAATCTTGAGTAGAAGCCCTGAGAAAGAGATATCTGATCTATCTACAAGCACTTCCATGAAGAGTGAAGAAACTCCTAGTGAGAATACTGCAGGGCTTCTCACTACTGATG TTACAGTAATTCAAGATCCTCCACCAGACCACAATGTTGACTCAAATTCAAAAGATTTGGGGCAACCAAAAGTGAG AGATAACACTTTGCACCCGTTGCTCTTCAAGGAGGGGGGCCTTCCAGACTATACTTTGTTAACTTACAAGTTGAAGAACGGAGAG GTTCTAAAGCAAGGATATAAACTTGGGACAGGTATAATCTGTGAATGTTGCAGTATTGAG TATACTCCTTCACAATTTGAAAAGCATGTTGGAATGGGGAGAAGACGGCAACC GTACCGTAGCATTTATACTTCAGACGGATTAACACTTCATGAGCTGGCACTGAAACTGCAGGATGGTTTAAGTTCAAATGTAAATATTGATGAACTCCCTACTCTTACTTCAG GTTCTGGCAAAGAGTATTCGACCACTAGCAGACCTATTATTGTTCCCTTGAAGCGGACACTACAAGAAAGAGTACTTACAGTAGAGAGCTGTTATATGTGTCG gaaaCCCCATACGGTGCTTGGAGTTATTAGTGTTGACATGATTGTCTTCTGTAACCAG TGTGAGAGAGCATTGCATGTTAAGTGCTACAACAATGGACTTCAAAAACCAAAG GCACCTCTGAAAGTTTTGGGAGAATACACGCAATTCAACTTCATGTGTTGTGAGAAATGCCAGTTGCTACGTGCTTCTTTACACGAAGGACTGAAAAAGAGGGAAGATATTGCCTTTCTCAGACGGATAAGATACAACATTTGTTGGCAACTTTTAAATGGAACGAATATGAGGAGCGACGTGCAACATCAGGTCATTGAGATCTTCAAA GATGCATTTGCAGAAACAGCTCCCCAGGACATTGATGACATAAGAAATATGGTTAATTC AAAGGATACAACTGGAGAGAAGGATTTTCGTGGAATCTATTGTGCAGTGTTAACCACAAG TACATTTGTTGTGTCAGCTGCAATTCTGAAAGTGCGTACAGAAGAAGTTGCAGAACTTGTCCTTATTGCTACGCATAATGAGTGCAGAAAGAAG GGTTATTTTTCGCTTCTTCTAAGTCTAATTGAGGCGCATTTAAAGGCCTGGAATGTCCGTCTTCTTACGGCACCTGTTGATCCTGAAATGGCACCAATCTGGTCTGATAAACTTGGGTACACTATTTTGTCAGATGAACAG AAGCATTCTATGTTGATGGCACATCCCTTGGTGATGTTTGCGAACCTAAGCTTGGTGCAGAAATCACTTGCTTGA
- the LOC127766930 gene encoding histone H2B.1 has translation MAPKAEKKPAEKKPAAGEEKSAEKAPAGKKPKAEKRLPASKASSKEGGAGDKKGRKKAKKSVETYKIYIFKVLKQVHPDIGISSKAMSIMNSFINDIFEKLAQEAARLARYNKKPTITSREIQTSVRLVLPGELAKHAVSEGTKAVTKFTSN, from the coding sequence ATGGCGCCCAAGGCAGAGAAGAAGCCGGCGGAGAAGAAGCCCGCAGCCGGCGAGGAGAAGTCGGCGGAGAAGGCGCCGGCGGGGAAGAAGCCCAAGGCGGAGAAGCGGCTGCCGGCGTCGAAGGCGTCGTCcaaggagggcggcgccggcgacaagaaggggaggaagaaggcgaagAAGAGCGTCGAGACCTACAAGATCTACATCTTCAAGGTCCTGAAGCAGGTGCACCCGGACATCGGAATCTCCTCCAAGGCCATGTCGATCATGAACTCCTTCATCAACGACATCTTCGAGAAGCTCGCGCAGgaggccgcccgcctcgcccgcTACAACAAGAAGCCCACCATCACCTCCCGCGAGATCCAGACCTCCGtccgcctcgtcctccccggcgagctcgccAAGCACGCCGTTTCCGAGGGCACCAAGGCGGTCACCAAGTTCACCAGCAACTAG